DNA sequence from the Shewanella piezotolerans WP3 genome:
AAAAGGGTGCTCTTGAAGCAGACCCTGCCTTGCTTGAACCTTGTATGAAAGTTGAAGTTACAACACCTGAAGACTATATGGGTGATGTGGTTGGAGACTTAAACCGTCGTCGTGGTCTTATTGAAGGCATGGACGATGGTATCGCAGGTGTTAAACTTGTGCATGCAACAGTACCATTATCTGAAATGTTCGGTTATGCAACCGATTTGCGCTCTGCGACTCAGGGTCGTGCTTCATACTCTATGGAGTTTTTGAAGTACTCCGATGCACCGCAAAATGTTACTAAAGCAATAATGGAAGCTCGAGGCTAAACAGTCTCACTCTTTTATTGATATAATTAATTGCTATTGCTCGGTAAATAACGCCGAGCATTTTCTGAAAAGAAAGGAATATATCGTGGCTAAAGAAAAATTTGAACGTAGTAAACCGCATGTTAACGTTGGTACCATTGGACACGTCGACCATGGTAAAACAACACTAACTGCTGCTATCTCTGCTGTTTTGACTAAAACATACGGTGGTGAAGTTAAAGATTTCGCACAAATCGATAACGCTCCAGAAGAGCGCGAGCGTGGTATTACAATTAATACTTCTCACATCGAATATGACACTCCATCACGTCACTACGCACACGTAGATTGTCCTGGTCACGCCGATTATGTTAAAAACATGATTACTGGTGCTGCTCAAATGGACGGCGCGATTCTAGTAGTTGCTTCTACAGATGGTCCAATGCCACAAACACGTGAGCACATCCTGCTTTCACGTCAGGTTGGCGTACCATTCATCATCGTATTCATGAACAAGTGTGACATGGTTGACGATGAAGAGCTTCTTGAGCTTGTAGAAATGGAAGTTCGTGAACTTCTTAGCGAATATGAATTCCCAGGTGATGACCTACCAGTTATCCAAGGTTCTGCGCTTAAAGCCCTTGAAGGCGAGCCAGAGTGGGAAGCAAAAATCATTGAACTAGCACAAGCTCTAGATACTTACATCCCAGAGCCAGAGCGTGCAATCGATGGTGCATTCATTCTTCAAATTGAAGATGTATTCTCAATCTCAGGCCGTGGTACAGTAGTAACAGGTCGTGTAGAGCGCGGTATCATCAAAGTTGGTGAAGAAGTAGAAATCGTTGGTATCAAAGATACAACTAAGACAACTTGTACTGGTGTTGAAATGTTCCGTAAGCTTCTTGACGAAGGTCGTGCTGGCGAGAACTGTGGTGTTCTTCTACGTGGTACTAAGCGTGAAGATGTTGAGCGTGGTCAGGTTCTTGCTGCTCCTGGTTCAATCACTCCACACACAACTTTCAAGTCAGAAATCTACGTTCTGTCTAAAGAAGAAGGTGGACGTCATACTCCATTCTTCAAAGGCTACCGTCCACAGTTCTACTTCCGTACAACTGACGTAACCGGTACTATCGAATTGCCAGAAGGCGTAGAGATGGTAATGCCTGGTGACAACGTTGCTATGACAGTAACACTAATCTGCCCAATCGCGATGGACGAAGGTTTACGCTTCGCAATCCGTGAAGGTGGACGTACAGTTGGTGCTGGTGTTGTTGCAGAGATCGTTGCTTAATAGCGACTTATCTTAGCGCAATACTGAAAAAGGCAGCTTAGGCTGCCTTTTTTATTGCCTTAAGAAATGTATCTAAGTACTGGCAATCTCGATCTGGCTGGGTATAATAGCCGCCACTTTGTTGAATATGGTCTATTTGACGGTATTTCAAACAGTGGGGTTGATCTGAGACTTAAAATCAGTATAATAGCCCCTCGCCTTAACCATTAGGCGAATTTAAATTGGTCTACCCTTGAGGTTGACGTAAAAAAACAGCGACTCCAATTGTGAGTCGAACGGTTAAATCATCTCGCTCTGCTTTTCCAAATGGAAGAAGCTAGAGGGTGATTTTTTATGTGTACATTTTAGGAGCTCTGGTCAATGCAGAACCAAAGAATCCGTATCCGCTTAAAAGGATTTGATCATCGTTTGATTGATCAGTCTACTGCGGAAATCGTTGAAACTGCTAAGCGTACAGGCGCACAGGTTCGTGGTCCAATTCCACTTCCAACGCGTAAAGAACGTTATACCATTTTGACTTCTCCACACGTTATAAAGATGCGCGTGATCAGTACGAACTTCGTACTCACAAACGTCTTGTTGACATCGTAGAGCCGACTGAAAAGACTGTTGACGCACTTATGCGTCTAGATCTTGCGGCGGGTGTTGACGTTCAGATTAGCTTGGGTTAATTGAGCTTAGAAGAGGTTTGAGAGATGGCTATCGGTCTTATCGGTCGTAAAGTAGGTATGACACGTATCTTCAATGAAGATGGCGCGTCGGTACCTGTAACAGTAATTGAAATTGCTGCTAACCGTGTAACCCAAGTGAAAACTTTGGATACAGACGGTTACCGTGCACTTCAAGTTACTACTGGTACCAAAAAAGCTAATCGCATCACTAAACCAGAAGCAGGTCACTTTGCTAAGGCAGGCGTTGAAGCCGGTCGTGGTTTGTGGGAATTGCGTTTGGCAGATGGTGATGGTGAAGGCATCGAAGTAGGTGCTGAGCTAAATGTAGATATCTTCGCTGACATAGCGAAAGTTGATGTAACTGGTCAATCAAAAGGTAAAGGCTTCCAAGGCGGTATTAAGCGTTGGAACTTCCATGCCCAAGATATGACACATGGTAACTCTTTGGCACATAGATCTAACGGTTCTATCGGTCAAAACCAGACACCTGGTCGCGTTTTCAAAGGTAAGAAAATGTCAGGCCACATGGGTGCAGAGCGTGTTACTACGCAGAATCTAGACATTGTACGTGTAGATGCTGAGCGTAACTTGCTACTGGTTAAGGGTGCAGTTCCAGGCGCTACTAATGGCGACCTGATCATCAAACCAGCTGTTAAAGCTTAAGGTCTGAGGAGATAGTAATGGAATTGGTATTGAAAGACGCACAGAGTGCTCTTGAAGTTTCCGAAACTACCTTCGGCCGTGACTTTAATGAAGCACTGGTTCATCAGGTAGTTGTAGCTTACGCTGCAAACGCGCGTCAGGGCACTCGTGCTCAAAAGACTCGCGCAGAAGTAGTTGGCTCTGGCAAGAAGCCATGGCGCCAAAAAGGTACTGGCCGCGCACGTGCTGGTACTGTTAAAGGCCCAATCTGGCGTGGCGGTGGCGTAACATTCGCTGCTAAAGCACAAGATCACAGCCAAAAAGTTAACAAGAAGATGTACCGCGGAGCGCTGAAAAGCATATTCTCTGAATTGGTACGTCAAGACCGTCTAGTAGTAGTTGAGTCGTTTGGTGTTGAAGCTCCGAAAACTAAAGAGCTGAAAGCTAAATTGAACGAAATGCAACTTGAAGACGTGTTGATTGTTACTCCAGAAGTTGACGAGAACTTGTTCTTAGCTGCTCGTAACTTGTACAAAGTTGACGTTCGTGATGTTGCTGGTATTGATCCAGTTAGCCTTATCGCATTCAACAAAGTACTCGTAACTGCTGAAGCTATTAAGCAAATCGAGGAGATGCTGGGATGATAAGCGAAGAACGTTTGTTAAAAGTTATTCTTGCTCCACATATCTCTGAAAAGAGCACTGTGAATGCAGAGAAAAACAATACAGTTGTTTTCCGTGTAGCTATCGATGCAACTAAAGCTGAAGTTAAAGCTGCAGTAGCACAGCTATTCGAAGTTGAAGTCGATTCAGTTCGCACTTTGGTTAACAAAGGTAAAACTAAGCGTCACGGTGCCCGTACTGGCCGTCGTAGCGATTGGAAAAAAGCCTATGTTACTCTAGCTGAAGGTGCTGACATCGATTTCGTCGGCGGCGCTGAATAAGCAAAGGAGAATTATCATGGCAGTTATTAAGTGTAAGCCAACCTCTCCAGGTCGTCGCCACGTAGTTAAAGTGGTGAACAGCGATTTGCATAAGGGTAAACCTTTTGCAGGCCTGTTGGCGAAAAAATCGAAAAGTGGTGGCCGTAACAATACTGGTCGCATCACTTCACGTCACATTGGTGGCGGACATAAGCAACATTATCGTCTAATCGACTTTAAGCGTAACAAAGACGGTATCCCTGCGAAGGTTGAACGTTTGGAATATGATCCAAACCGTACAGCTAACATCGCATTGGTACTTTACGCTGACGGTGAGCGTCGTTACATCATTGCCGCTAAAGGCATGAAAGCTGGTGATTCAATCCAGTCTGGTATCGATGCAGAGATCAAGAGCGGTAACGCAATGCCTCTACGTAATATCCCTGTGGGTAGCGTAGTACACGCAGTCGAAATGAAGCCTGGTAAAGGTGCTCAAATCGCGCGTTCTGCTGGTGCTTATGTACAAGTTATTGCTCGTGATGGCGCATACGCCACTCTACGTCTTCGCTCTGGCGAAATGCGTAAAGTGCCTGTTGATTGCCGCGCGACATTGGGTGAAGTTGGTAACGCCGAGCATATGCTACGCCAGTTAGGTAAAGCAGGTGCTAAACGCTGGAGAGGCGTACGCCCGACAGTTCGTGGTGTTGCAATGAACCCAGTAGATCATCCACATGGTGGTGGTGAAGGCCGTACATCTGGTGGTCGTCACCCTGTATCTCCATGGGGTCAGCCTACTAAGGGTTATAAGACTCGTAGTAACAAACGCACCGACAAGTACATTGTACGTCGTCGCAATAAAAAGTAAGAGGATTCGCCATGCCACGTTCTCTCAAGAAAGGTCCATTCATTGACCTACACTTGCTGAAGAAGGTAGAGAAAGCGATGGAAGCGGGAGACAAGAAGCCTATTAAGACTTGGTCTCGTCGCTCTATGATCATCCCTAATATGATTGGGTTGACCATCGCTGTCCATAATGGTCGTCAGCACGTACCTGTGTTCGTAACTGACGAAATGATCGGCCACAAGCTTGGTGAATTTTCACCAACTCGCACTTATCGCGGCCATGCTGCAGATAAGAAAGCGAAGAAGCGTTAATACGGGAGGAATAAGATGGAAGTTTTAGCTAAACATCGTTTTGCCCGTACGTCGCCTCAAAAGTGTCGTTTGGTTGCAGATCAAATCCGTGGACTGCCTGTTGCTAAGGCTCTCGAAATTCTAACTTTCAGCCCTAAGAAAGCTGCAGTACTTGTTAAAAAAGTACTGGACTCTGCAATCGCTAATGCTGAGCACAATGAAGGTGCTGACATTGACGAATTAAGAGTTGGAGCGATTATGATCGATGAAGGTCCAACTATGAAGCGTATCATGCCACGTGCTAAAGGCCGTGCTGATCGCATAATCAAGCGTACCAGCCACATTACTGTGGTTGTATCAGATCGCTAGGAGTTAGCAATGGGACAGAAAGTACATCCTAATGGTATCCGTCTGGGTATCACTAAGCCTTGGATCTCGACATGGTACGCTGACAAGTCAGACTATGCCAATAACTTGAGTAGTGACTGGGAAGTGCGTAAGTTTCTTGAAAAGAAACTTAAGCAAGCATCAGTTTCTAAGATTGTTATCGAGCGTCCAGCTAAAAGTGTTCGTGTTACTATCCACACAGCCCGTCCAGGTGTTGTGATTGGTAAGAAAGGCGAAGACGTAGAAAAGCTACGCAATGCAGTTGCTAAATTGACTGGTACTCCAGCTCAAATTAACATCGCTGAGATCCGTAAACCTGAGCTAGATGCTAAGCTTGTTGCCGATGGCATCGCTTCGCAGCTAGAGCGTCGTGTTATGTTCCGTCGTGCTATGAAGCGCGCAGTTCAAAACGCAATGCGTCTTGGTGCTAAAGGTATCAAAGTTGAAGTTAGCGGCCGTCTAGGCGGCGCTGAGATTGCGCGTTCGGAATGGTATCGTGAAGGTCGTGTACCTTTGCATACTCTTCGTGCTGATATCGACTATTCTACTTCTGAGAGTCACACTCAATACGGTGTGATTGGCGTTAAAGTTTGGGTCTTCAAAGGTGAAGTTCTAGACGGTATCGTTCCTCAGCATGAAGAGCCGAAACAGCAGCCGAAGCGTAAGCCTCGCGGTAAATAGGAGAGCTGGCAATGCTGCAACCAAAAAGAATGAAGTTTCGCAAAATGTTCAAGGGCCGCAACCGTGGTCTAGCGAACGGCACTGAAGTTAGCTTCGGTGAGTTCGGTTTGAAAGCTGTAGGACGTGGTCGTCTTACTGCTCGTCAAATTGAATCTGCGCGTCGTGCTATGACACGTCACATTAAACGTCAAGGTCAAATCTGGATCCGCGTTTTCCCTGATAAGCCAATTACCTCTAAGCCTCTTGAAGTGCGTATGGGTAAAGGTAAGGGTAACGTTGAATACTGGGTTTGCCAGATTCAACCAGGTAAGGTTCTTTATGAGATGAATGGCGTATCAGAAGAGTTGGCTCGTGAAGCCTTTGCTCTTGCTGCTGCAAAATTACCTCTGAAGACTACCTTCGTAACTAAGACGGTGATGTAATGAAAGCGAGCGAACTAACAGAAAAGAGCGTTGAAGAACTGAACGCTGAACTGCTTGGTCTGCTGCGTGAGCAGTTTAATCTGCGTATGCAACACGCCACTGGTCAGTTGACTCAGACTCATCAGCTTAAAATCGTGCGTCGCAACATTGCGCGCGTTAAGACCATTATTACTTCTAAGGCGGGTGCATAATGTCTGATAATATCCGTACTTTGCAGGGTCGAGTACTTAGCAACAAGATGGACAAGTCTATCACTGTAGCTATTGAGCGTAAGGTTAAACATCCTTTATACGGGAAGTTCCTTAAGCGTACTACTAAGATCCATGCACATGACGAACAAAATCAGTGTAATGCTGGCGATGTCGTGACTATTCGCGAATGCCGTCCGCTGTCTAAGACTAAGTCTTGGACTCTGGTTGAAGTAGTATCAAAAGCCTAAGTTTATTAGGCATTTAGTTAAACGGCTCCGATTTTCGGAGCCGTTTGTATTTTTAGTACTATCTATTCCTGTTTTTAGGTGTTACACTTGCGCGCCATTTTTGACTAAATTAAAGTCGAAAATCGGGCAATAAATGTACCCCTAAGTGGGATTGTGAAGTAACGATAGCGGAGCACTTAAAATGATCCAAATGCAATCGACTCTAGAAGTCGCCTGTAACAGTGGCGCTCGTAGAGTTCAGTGTATTAAGGTCTTGGGTGGCTCTCATCGTCGTTATGCCGGTATCGGCGACGTCATCAAGGTTTCTGTAAAAGAAGCAATTCCTCGCGGTAAAGCGAAGAAAGGTGATGTATATAACGCGGTGGTAGTCCGTACTAAGAAAGGCGTACGTCGTCCAGACGGTTCTGTCATTCGCTTCGATCGGAACGCAGCGGTATTGCTTAACGCAAACCTTGCACCGATTGGTACTCGTATCTTTGGACCAGTGACACGTGAATTGCGTACAGAGCAATTCATGAAAATTGTCTCGCTGGCACCAGAAGTACTGTAAGGAGCTTCAAAATGGCAGCAAAAATACGTCGTCAAGACGAAGTAATTGTACTAGCAGGTAAAGACCAGGGTAAAC
Encoded proteins:
- the tuf gene encoding elongation factor Tu is translated as MAKEKFERSKPHVNVGTIGHVDHGKTTLTAAISAVLTKTYGGEVKDFAQIDNAPEERERGITINTSHIEYDTPSRHYAHVDCPGHADYVKNMITGAAQMDGAILVVASTDGPMPQTREHILLSRQVGVPFIIVFMNKCDMVDDEELLELVEMEVRELLSEYEFPGDDLPVIQGSALKALEGEPEWEAKIIELAQALDTYIPEPERAIDGAFILQIEDVFSISGRGTVVTGRVERGIIKVGEEVEIVGIKDTTKTTCTGVEMFRKLLDEGRAGENCGVLLRGTKREDVERGQVLAAPGSITPHTTFKSEIYVLSKEEGGRHTPFFKGYRPQFYFRTTDVTGTIELPEGVEMVMPGDNVAMTVTLICPIAMDEGLRFAIREGGRTVGAGVVAEIVA
- the rplC gene encoding 50S ribosomal protein L3; the encoded protein is MAIGLIGRKVGMTRIFNEDGASVPVTVIEIAANRVTQVKTLDTDGYRALQVTTGTKKANRITKPEAGHFAKAGVEAGRGLWELRLADGDGEGIEVGAELNVDIFADIAKVDVTGQSKGKGFQGGIKRWNFHAQDMTHGNSLAHRSNGSIGQNQTPGRVFKGKKMSGHMGAERVTTQNLDIVRVDAERNLLLVKGAVPGATNGDLIIKPAVKA
- the rplD gene encoding 50S ribosomal protein L4, coding for MELVLKDAQSALEVSETTFGRDFNEALVHQVVVAYAANARQGTRAQKTRAEVVGSGKKPWRQKGTGRARAGTVKGPIWRGGGVTFAAKAQDHSQKVNKKMYRGALKSIFSELVRQDRLVVVESFGVEAPKTKELKAKLNEMQLEDVLIVTPEVDENLFLAARNLYKVDVRDVAGIDPVSLIAFNKVLVTAEAIKQIEEMLG
- the rplW gene encoding 50S ribosomal protein L23; amino-acid sequence: MISEERLLKVILAPHISEKSTVNAEKNNTVVFRVAIDATKAEVKAAVAQLFEVEVDSVRTLVNKGKTKRHGARTGRRSDWKKAYVTLAEGADIDFVGGAE
- the rplB gene encoding 50S ribosomal protein L2 yields the protein MAVIKCKPTSPGRRHVVKVVNSDLHKGKPFAGLLAKKSKSGGRNNTGRITSRHIGGGHKQHYRLIDFKRNKDGIPAKVERLEYDPNRTANIALVLYADGERRYIIAAKGMKAGDSIQSGIDAEIKSGNAMPLRNIPVGSVVHAVEMKPGKGAQIARSAGAYVQVIARDGAYATLRLRSGEMRKVPVDCRATLGEVGNAEHMLRQLGKAGAKRWRGVRPTVRGVAMNPVDHPHGGGEGRTSGGRHPVSPWGQPTKGYKTRSNKRTDKYIVRRRNKK
- the rpsS gene encoding 30S ribosomal protein S19 — encoded protein: MPRSLKKGPFIDLHLLKKVEKAMEAGDKKPIKTWSRRSMIIPNMIGLTIAVHNGRQHVPVFVTDEMIGHKLGEFSPTRTYRGHAADKKAKKR
- the rplV gene encoding 50S ribosomal protein L22, which gives rise to MEVLAKHRFARTSPQKCRLVADQIRGLPVAKALEILTFSPKKAAVLVKKVLDSAIANAEHNEGADIDELRVGAIMIDEGPTMKRIMPRAKGRADRIIKRTSHITVVVSDR
- the rpsC gene encoding 30S ribosomal protein S3 — protein: MGQKVHPNGIRLGITKPWISTWYADKSDYANNLSSDWEVRKFLEKKLKQASVSKIVIERPAKSVRVTIHTARPGVVIGKKGEDVEKLRNAVAKLTGTPAQINIAEIRKPELDAKLVADGIASQLERRVMFRRAMKRAVQNAMRLGAKGIKVEVSGRLGGAEIARSEWYREGRVPLHTLRADIDYSTSESHTQYGVIGVKVWVFKGEVLDGIVPQHEEPKQQPKRKPRGK
- the rplP gene encoding 50S ribosomal protein L16; the encoded protein is MLQPKRMKFRKMFKGRNRGLANGTEVSFGEFGLKAVGRGRLTARQIESARRAMTRHIKRQGQIWIRVFPDKPITSKPLEVRMGKGKGNVEYWVCQIQPGKVLYEMNGVSEELAREAFALAAAKLPLKTTFVTKTVM
- the rpmC gene encoding 50S ribosomal protein L29; translation: MKASELTEKSVEELNAELLGLLREQFNLRMQHATGQLTQTHQLKIVRRNIARVKTIITSKAGA
- the rpsQ gene encoding 30S ribosomal protein S17; this translates as MSDNIRTLQGRVLSNKMDKSITVAIERKVKHPLYGKFLKRTTKIHAHDEQNQCNAGDVVTIRECRPLSKTKSWTLVEVVSKA
- the rplN gene encoding 50S ribosomal protein L14, whose protein sequence is MIQMQSTLEVACNSGARRVQCIKVLGGSHRRYAGIGDVIKVSVKEAIPRGKAKKGDVYNAVVVRTKKGVRRPDGSVIRFDRNAAVLLNANLAPIGTRIFGPVTRELRTEQFMKIVSLAPEVL